The nucleotide window AACGGCGCTCGCGACATGATAGAGTAGGCTGGTGGCACGCCGGGCGTCGCCCTCATTGTCGCTTCGGCTCGCCACTTCGCGGGCAAAGCCGACGGCGCGGTCGGTCAGTTCACGCAGGCGATTGCGCCAGGCCTGCGGCACATTGGTGCTGTCATCGAGCCGGGCGTGCAGATCGGCGGCGAGGGCTGCATCGGCGCCGTGGCGGCCGACCGCGCGCGTCAACGCGTCGATCGCGACGATGTTGCCGGTGCCTTCCCAGATCGAGCCGAGATGCGCGTCACGCAGCAGGCGGGCGGTGGCAAATTCCTCGATGTAGCCGATGCCGCCGCGCATCTCCAACGCGTCCCCGCAAACCTTGCGCGCATCGCGCGTGGCGCGGAATTTCAATGTCGGCGTCAGGATACGCAACAACGCCGCCGCGTCCTGGCTGCCCGCTTCCGCACGATCGAGCGCGTCGGCCGTGAGAAAACTCATCGACAGCGCCTGCTCGGTCGGCAACATGATCTTCATCAACTGCCGCCGCGCCAGCGGCAGGTCGATGATCCTTTGACCGAACACCACGCGGTTTCGCGCGACCGTCATCGCGTCATGGTGCGCACGCCGCATCAGCGCGGTGGATTTGACGCCATTGGAGAGCCTGGACGAGTTGACCATCTCGGCCATCTGCACGAAGCCGCGGTCGAGCTTGCCGACCGCATAGGCCATGGCGCCCTCGAATTTGATCTCGCCTGACGCCATCGACCGGGTGCCGAGCTTGTCCTTCAAACGCACGATCCGGTAGTGATTTTGCGAGCCGTCGTCGAGAAAGCGCGGCATCAGGAAAAGACCTACGCCACGCGTGCCGGGGCCTGCGCCCTCGGGGCGCGCCAGCAGCATCACCACCTTGGCGTCGGCGTTGGAGCAGAACCATTTCTCGCCATAGAGCCGCCAGTGGCCGCCTTCCTGCACGGCCCTCGTCGTCAGCGTGCCGACATCGGAGCCGCCTTCCTTCTCGGTCATGAACTGGCCGCCCTGCGTCAGCTTGCTCATGTCGGTCTGGGTCAGGCCGTCGAGATATTTTGCTTTCAACGCCTCGCTGCCGAAATTGTTGAGCAGTTTTGCGCAACCGTCCGTGACGTTGATCGGGCATCCAAGCCCGAACTCGGTCTGATTGAACAGGAACGTGAAGGCGTGCTTGGCGACGACAGGGTATTTATCCGGCCAGCCCATGATGCCCTTGCGGATCGACATCGCGTGAATGCCGAACTCGCCGAACGCGACCTTTTCCAGCTCGCGATAGGCCGGGTGATATTCGATATACTGGATATCACGGCCGAA belongs to Bradyrhizobium icense and includes:
- a CDS encoding acyl-CoA dehydrogenase family protein, producing MHPLMQDRAATSASQPGLLAPDTTGMNFYRADPALTDLLRLHLPDALFRHIEPHLDRLGELAGGYLDECARLADRHTPVLHQRDKFGRDIQYIEYHPAYRELEKVAFGEFGIHAMSIRKGIMGWPDKYPVVAKHAFTFLFNQTEFGLGCPINVTDGCAKLLNNFGSEALKAKYLDGLTQTDMSKLTQGGQFMTEKEGGSDVGTLTTRAVQEGGHWRLYGEKWFCSNADAKVVMLLARPEGAGPGTRGVGLFLMPRFLDDGSQNHYRIVRLKDKLGTRSMASGEIKFEGAMAYAVGKLDRGFVQMAEMVNSSRLSNGVKSTALMRRAHHDAMTVARNRVVFGQRIIDLPLARRQLMKIMLPTEQALSMSFLTADALDRAEAGSQDAAALLRILTPTLKFRATRDARKVCGDALEMRGGIGYIEEFATARLLRDAHLGSIWEGTGNIVAIDALTRAVGRHGADAALAADLHARLDDSTNVPQAWRNRLRELTDRAVGFAREVASRSDNEGDARRATSLLYHVASAVALAWEGGRIHDMRGDARRLLLSRMVVDHRIAPGDPFRLAENVTQRAISGHLLGERSVGLAEVGELLVAA